The genomic interval GGCGCGGAAGCCAAGCGCATGCTCGGCCGCACGCCCGGCAACATCGTGGCCATCCGGCCCATGAAGGACGGCGTGATCGCCGACTTCGAAGTCACCGAGGCCATGCTGCGCCATTTCATCGCCAAGGTCCACAACTCCCGCCGCTTGGTGCGTCCCAGGATCATCATCTGCGTGCCCACGGGCATCACCCAGGTGGAGAAGCGTGCGGTCAAAGAGTCCGCCCAGTCGGCGGGCGCGCGTGAGGTCTACCTTATCGAGGAGCCCATGGCCGCGGCTATCGGTGCGAATCTGCCGATCACCGAGCCGACCTCGAACATGGTCGTGGACATCGGCGGCGGCACCACCGAGGTGGCGGTCATTTCGCTCTCCGGCATCGTCTATTCCAAATCCGTGCGCGTGGGCGGCGACAAGATGGACGAAGCCATCATGCAGTACGTCAAGCGCAAGTACAACATGCTCATCGGAGAGAGCACCGCGGAGCAGATCAAGATCCAGATCGCTTCGGCCTATCCCACGGGCGAAAACGAGGAGATGGAGGTCAAGGGCCGCGACCTCGTCTCGGGCATCCCGCAGAACATCATGATCACCTCGGAGGAAGTGCGCAAGGCCATCTCCGAGCAGGTCGAGGCCATCGTTCAGGGCGTGCGCATCGCCCTGGAACAGACGCCGCCTGAACTGGCCGCGGACATCGTCGACCGGGGCATCGTGCTCACCGGCGGGGGGGCGCTCCTCAAGGGTCTGGACCAGCTCCTGCGCGAGGAGACGCATCTGCCCATCGTGGCCGTGGACGATCCTCTTTCGGCCGTGGTGCTCGGGTCGGGCAAGGCGCTTGAGCATATCGATCTGTACAAGGAAGTGACCATCGATTGAGCCAGGGGCGCCACACGAACCGGTCGCACGCCAGACGCGCAGCTTGGGAGACCGCGATGCCCCTTTCGACTGACCAGCGCGCCGCACGGGGCGCACAGCGATGACACGGCGCAGTGGCTACAAGCGCGCCGCGCTCGTCTTCGTCCTCGTTCTCATCGGCTATTTAAGTCTCTATACGTGGAACCTGAAGACGGGCATTCTCGACCGTCTCGCCACGCGCACGGGACTCGAATTCACGGGCCATGTCCTGTTGCCCGGCGAATGGGCGCGCCAGCAGGCTCTTGGCTTGTGGTCGGGCTACGTGGACCTTGTGGACGTTCGCGAGGAGAACGAGCGGTTGCATCTCGTCGTGCACGAACTGATTTCCGAGAACGTGCGCCTGCGTGAGCAGGCCGCGAGCGTACCACGGCTCGAACGCCTCCTGGGTTTTGCGCCGGCTGAGAATTGGACGGCGCGCGCGGCCAGGGTCATCGGCCAAAAGCTGGGGCCCACCGGAGCGCTCGGCTCCGTCCTCGTCGATTTGGGCGAGGCGCACGGTTTCGCCAACGACGCCCCGGCGGTGATCCCCGAAGGCGTGGTTGGCCGCGTGCTGCGAACCTCGCCGAACTATTCCACGGTGCTTCTCCTTACGGACCAGAACAGTCGGGTCGCGGTCATGGGCAGCGAGAACCGCACCACCGCGATTCTTTCGGGCGGAGGACCGGACGAACTCTTCGACCTCAAATACGTGCCCGTGAGCGGCACCCTGAGTGTGGGCGAACTGCTTGTGACCTCGGGGCTCGACGGAATCTTTCCCAAGGGGCTTCCCGTGGCGCGGGTGGTGCGGGTCGAGCAGCCCGACGTCTCGCTGTTCCAAAGCGCCCAGGCCGAGCCGCTTTTCGACGTGCGTGGGGTGGAGGAACTGTTTCTGCTGGCCCGTCTCGACGGTGGGGAGGCGGCTGAGGACATTGATGGCGGCCAGGCCGCGGCCAGGCCGATGGGCGCACCGCCCGAAGTGCAACTGCCGCCAGAGCCGGACGTGCCGATCATGGAGCAACTTCCCTCCGGCGATGGTTCCGGCTCCGCTCCCGAAGGCCGGGATAACGGGGGCTAGGCGTGCGGGTTTTCCTGTTCTGGCTTTGCTTTACAATTGTCGCCATTTGGGGCCAATATCTCCTTCCAGGGACGGATTTCCTGGCCGCCGGGCTCGTGGTCAGCATGCAGGAACAGGACCGCAGCCGTACTTTGTGGCTGGCCGTGCCATGGATTCTTTTGCAGGAGGGCATGGGCAACCTGGCCTTCGGCATGATGCCCCTGCTGTACGGCTCCCTGGCCCTGGCCTTCTATTTCGGACGCTGGCTCTTCGAGGCCAGGAACATCCTGTTCATCTGCCTGCTCGGTTTTTTCAGCGGTGCTTCGCAGGCGTGGTTGGCCCTGACCATGGCCGGACTCCAGGGAGTTGCGCCGGAGCGCGGCGCGGTGCTCGCGACAGCGTTGCTCCAGGCACTGCTCTTCCCGCTCCTGTGGCTCACGGCACAGAAAATGTATGCCCGGTTCGTGACCAGACATGCGCAGCGCGTTGCAACAACATGACGGCGCGTCCGCTCCCCGCAGCGGACTCGTTCTTCTCCAGGTCCTCGTGGTGGGACTTTTTTGCCTTTTCGCCATCCGTCTGTGGTACCTGCAGATCCACAAGGGCGAATTCTATTCTGAAAAGGCGCGCGACAACCGCCTGCGCCACGAGTCCATGTACGCACCGCGAGGCCTGATCCGCGACCGGCTCGACCGTCTGTTGTCCTGGAACGAGCCGGCCTATGCCCTGGCCGTGGTGCGTGAGGACGTGCGCGACATGGACGCCACCCTGGCCAAGGTTGCACAGTGGACCGGCATCCCCCGCGAGGAGATCGATCGCATCTACGAAAAGGGCCGGCGTCGGACCAAGAGCTTCGAGCCGCTTATCCTGGCCACGGACATGGCGCCCGAACTGTTGGCGCGGGCCGAGGCCAATGTTTTTCGCTGGCCCGGCCTCGAAATTGTGGTCAAGCCCAAACGATTTTATCCGCAAAACGATCTCCTGGCACACGTCTTGGGATACGTGGCCGAGGCTAACGAAGAAGAACTCGAGCGCGACAAGGGGCTGTCGCTGGGCGATTCCGTGGGCAAGCGCGGTATCGAGCTTGTGCGGGAGCAGTGGCTGCGAGGGGCCAAGGGGCTTCGGCAGATCGAAGTCGATGCCGCAGGGCGGCAGCTGAGCTCTCTGGTGGTGCGGGACCCGCGTTCGGGCAACGACATGAGGCTGTCTGTCGATCTGGACAT from Alkalidesulfovibrio alkalitolerans DSM 16529 carries:
- the mreC gene encoding rod shape-determining protein MreC, with product MTRRSGYKRAALVFVLVLIGYLSLYTWNLKTGILDRLATRTGLEFTGHVLLPGEWARQQALGLWSGYVDLVDVREENERLHLVVHELISENVRLREQAASVPRLERLLGFAPAENWTARAARVIGQKLGPTGALGSVLVDLGEAHGFANDAPAVIPEGVVGRVLRTSPNYSTVLLLTDQNSRVAVMGSENRTTAILSGGGPDELFDLKYVPVSGTLSVGELLVTSGLDGIFPKGLPVARVVRVEQPDVSLFQSAQAEPLFDVRGVEELFLLARLDGGEAAEDIDGGQAAARPMGAPPEVQLPPEPDVPIMEQLPSGDGSGSAPEGRDNGG
- a CDS encoding rod shape-determining protein, whose protein sequence is MSKIIDSVLGYFSNDLAIDLGTANTLVYVKGRGIMLREPSVVAVKKDARGGNKVLAVGAEAKRMLGRTPGNIVAIRPMKDGVIADFEVTEAMLRHFIAKVHNSRRLVRPRIIICVPTGITQVEKRAVKESAQSAGAREVYLIEEPMAAAIGANLPITEPTSNMVVDIGGGTTEVAVISLSGIVYSKSVRVGGDKMDEAIMQYVKRKYNMLIGESTAEQIKIQIASAYPTGENEEMEVKGRDLVSGIPQNIMITSEEVRKAISEQVEAIVQGVRIALEQTPPELAADIVDRGIVLTGGGALLKGLDQLLREETHLPIVAVDDPLSAVVLGSGKALEHIDLYKEVTID